TTGGTCATCGTTTACTTTCGAATATTTTTGGgacggatatctcgaaactgctgctTGTATAATGATTTCCGATAAGCACATATATGACTTCAACACTGCCAGCTTTCATCACTTTCATCTATTCATGGATTGCGATGGATGCACTAAGGTAAATAATTAAAAGTGTCATTAGTGGAAATCTTTAAATGAACAATTTCAGCATTGACATCTAggacaaataatgcaatgattctGTTTCAATGCTATTCATTTTGGTACTTCGTCATTGGTTCGATCGGCGCTTCGTTCATGCTATTAATGGGATGGGTTGGCCGCGAACGGCAGGTGATCAAAAAAGGAATATATTCAAACAAAAGGAATTCTGGCACTGTGACTGGGCCGTAGCGCAAGTCGGGAAGGCGTGTTCAATAATCCACCTAAAAAAGACGAATTTTGTTTTGTTCATGTAAAACATTTTACAGATACATCTTCCAATTAAAGGAACGAAACATTATAGCTATTCTTCCGCAGGGTCAGTGGTAACGAAGAGTTCACCAAACGCGACGCATCAGAGCAAGACGAGGTTTACTACCTTGAATTTCTTCACCGTATTATCTGCGAAAGCACACGTTAGCGATGTCAGAGATAGCTAAATTTTGGGTCCAACATTGTGAGAAAACAGTTTTCCGTAATTTTCTTAGACATTTAGTAAAATATAGCAGTCAACTCCATTTTATTTCTGGATATCCCTCGTCTGATGTGCGCTTCAGAAACTGCATTCGTTCCGCTTCCTTGTCTCACATTCGTTCGACGTACTCTCGTAATGTGCACTGGTCCTGCATTGAATAATcgggaaaaagaaggaaagaagaaaaaaaaggcaggaaGCTACGTCCTCAAGTGTTTCTTTTCTTGTTCACCGTCTGTACTCGTGCCCCAACAGCGTAACTGAGGTTTCCCGTTCTTAAAGCCGTTTCTTTCCGCCTTAGATTCCGGGATTCTAggttttttttgccctttatgtCTAGGTTCACGCGAATATCGGTTCCTTCCCTGGAAATGGAAACGATCCAGTCCTTATTGCCGTGAACTCTGCAACGGCTTGTGCGGACCGCACACAGTCGTCACAGGACAACGCTTCGTAACGTAGCATACATTATGCATGAGAGGCCATCACCTAATAGCTTATCTAGCCTTCCATCGTACTGTCTGGTTTGGATATCGCTGGGAAATGACCACTCGAGATTACCACATCGAGAACGAGTGAATAGaagtggggagggggaggggagagagaaaaaaagaagatataAGCAGGAAACAAGcggcaaagaaagaaaagtgaacGAATAATCACTCGGACGTCATGAGCCAGCCACGAAGTACGGGGGAAGGGCAACATGGGGGGAGTACCCACCGTTTCCGCGCCAATGCTCGTGCCCGTGCCACCGCGTGCTGCTGACAGCCCTTGCAAGGCCAAACGAGCCCTCCCCCCCCTTACAGCGGTGTCCGCTTGCCACTCCGATGAGTGAGTGGCAAAGAAAGGTGGTGGATGGTTGTTGCGTCCATCTTTGTGTGTTGCGCGCCTTTTTCTCGTGTCGCGACGTCATCCTGTGGCTCGGTTCccagattttctttctttttcctttggtACCTCTCTCCCCGCAATGTCCGCCTGTCTATAAAAGCTAGTGCGCTCTGCAAAAACTTTAGATCAGCTCCGAAAGACCGAGTCAATATTATTTCGCTGATCGCAGACGGCTGGCGCACTGTTTAAACATGAAGGTGAGATTTGTGGTTTATCTTCTTGTAGCTTTCGTCACAAATTTCTCTTTGAACGAAAGTGCTGGTGAAATCGGGTTATATCAGTAAACAGCAACGTGCTAGTATGACAACTGTGGTGACAACGTTGTGGTGCTCTTatcattgatgatgatagtttctaaTGGCATCACCTTTGCACTTTCCAAACGAGGAGGCGACAAATAGTAGGCTGTGTGAGCTAACCAGGTTTTGCTGCATACAGTGCACTTGAGCGCTTTGCCTATTTCTACTTTATATTCCTTCTCTTCATGACAACTGTTATCTTTATCTGTCTTCCGCAACTGTCGCCATATTTTGTTCATTTTGCTATAGAGCTCTCTTGAATAACACTGCAGCCAGTTAGTCGTACACGCAAAAAGCTTAAAGTTGAGGACCGACATCACTGACTGCAatgtttacaatttttttttcgtttagagattcgcgtgcacacacacaaatGTTGAAGTTGGGTCCTGGTTGTAAATGTGCATTGTAGATCTTGTTTTCACCCTCATGCAAAATCTATTGCAATTTAGAGCACCAATCGACCTCCTGGTACTCTCAGTTGCATTATCCGCAaacgatattttttttctagtgAAGTGAGCTCTGTGTTATCTGAAGCTTATTCATCTGAACTGAATTTATGTTCGTGTTGCCTTTCGCAAAGCTTCACACGAGCATCAGGATCTATTTTTACCATGCTGGGGCCTCTACTTTCGTAAACGTGCACGATcgagaaaaaaatgcattagCACATGCACAAACACGCACAAAACGTCAACAACGTCCATCAAGCGAGTAAAAAAAATCTTTCCATGCTATGGACAACTAGAATGGACGAAGCAAAGATTGAGTTTACAGGGCAGCTTTGATTCATGAGTCAAATGAGGCACAGATATGAACTGTTCTCCCACTGTCCACCCGCAGCTCCTGTGTCTTGCTGTGTTCGCCGGCGTAGCGTGCCTTGCCCTTGCCGCTGAAGACAAAAAAGACGAGAAGGCTGCCGGCAAGGACGAGAAGGTCGAAGGCCGAGGAGGTCTCTACGGAGGCTTTGGTGGCCCTGGGGCTTACGGTGGAGGCATCGGACACGGAGTCGGAGGAATCGGAGGCGTCCCCATCGGAGGCGGTGGCTacggtggtggcgtcggcggctaCGGCGGGGGCGTCGGCGGCTATGGCGGTGGCGTCGGCGGCTACGGGGGTGGTCTTGGTGGCGGCTATGGAGCCGGCTACGGGCAAAGTGCCGGAGGCTTCCAGGGTGGCTTCAAGCAAGGAGGCGCAGGATACAACCAGGGCTCGGCAGGCTTCGCTGGAGGTGACTCGTTTAGGAACGTCCAGGGCTACAACAACCAGCAGGGGTACAGCTCCAACACAGGCTTCTCTAAGACCGACTCGAACCGCTACGGAACCGGTTTTGGCCAGCATTCGGGTGGCTTTGCCGGCGGCTCCGCGGGTCACAAGGCTGGCTTCGGAAGCCAGCATCACGGCCACGTTGGCGGAGTTGGCTATTAGAAGGCAAGTAAACTATCCTTATCGTCATCGATTACTTTCTTTTGCCTTCTATGGGCGACAAAGTAAATTGGTGCCAGGCATGCGAAAGATTAGCACGCGCTTATTGATTGTTATTGGTATTAGGTTTTATACAGCGTTTTTATGTGTTTGTTCATCTTGAGCTTAGTTCTAAGTTGTGCGCTGGCTCAACCCAACAGATTGACTACGGAAAATTTCTTTTCGGATGGGTATAACGGGTAAAAACAGAGCCATTGGTGGACCTATTCATATCGTGGTTTACGTTCAGTTAAGCAAAAAGTAAACGATGCGGGTATCAGGAAGTAATTGAATTTGATAACAGTCCATGGAGCCTGCTACGGTATTGGAAAACCAGATATCTTAGATGTGGTGTAAGCAATCTTCTCCTCTTTGTACTCATGTAATTGACAAAAATTCCAAGGTCTTTCCCTTGCTGATTTGTATTTTTTTTGCCACTGTTTTCAGATCTGAAACATCACATCTAGTCCGCTTTTAAACATCACCTACTATCATGCTCTACTCGTGCTCTTCCATACTCCACCCCAAGACAAAAGAAAACCATGATGGCTGAGGAAGAAACTTCAGCTGAAGTTACCAAAAATGAAAATGCTACGCCACAGAACGTAAAATGGTTATTTTTAAAAAGGGAACGCATTTTCGTAATAAAAGTATGCATTTGTATTATACGTCGGCGTGATACGTTTTTCTTGCATAAATGCCAGCTTTGGCTTGACGCGCTGCTCAATATATGGCCCAACGTGTCATTgtgggaggaccggaagcgcacatgggcggaagggcgtaactgggggcttgtggaaatacaacgcccatatttgcaacctcctgacgtacgacggcctgaatgagagatattgtcgccaaatggtcgtgagcaggtgcctgataagcggctggcgccatggcttcgagctcctggcgaacaatcctggccaagttgttaggcggcgagaacggagggggcgtcacgggatcatcgcacgaggaggtcgcagctgtatttgggagtctgttaaagcgctgagtaatccgcctgctttttgcttgttcaaaccgccggcattctgtgataatggagtcaaccgtggcacagttcttacacatgaggatgttgaaggcatcgtcagctatgcctttcaacacgtggccaaccttgtccgtctctggcatgtctttgtcaatgctacggcacaaggctagtacgtcttgaatgtatgcgacgtacgactccatgaacgtctgagctctggccgccagctcgtgccgggctgtcatttggcgcgcggccgatcggccaaacagtgcacgcatcttctccttgcataggtcccaacttgtaagttcttcttcgtgcgtgttaaaccacacccgagccgtgccccgtaggtagaaaatgacgttggcaagcattagagccTCATCCCACCtctggtgcttgctgacgcgctcgtacaataggagccaatcgtcgacgtctttgttgtccattgccgcaaaacgtgccggggtcgaggggctgcgaaaggaccacggttgccggcgccgcgggcgcgggctgcgatgactgcgtactgtcttcggccatggaggcgggagaaacgtggcgtccgctccgaagatccagggccgggtggaagagagcccgcaacctccaccaaaactatgttacggggagtatttaattaaccgtgaacggctagcgcttgcctagtcaagactgcacagagcgcacaggttccagcaggttttcagtccgacaagacaGCATCTGACTCAGCTCCACTACAATGtatttgtctttgccattgctcgtgacaatatattcgTTCCACTGCCACTCCATCGAATGAGTAGGCGCTCGTAAAGGAAACTGGTAGTAGTAGCTGCTAGTAAGTTCATATTTGTGTCTATGGCATATAGACGCCTGTTGGTGAGCGCTATTGTATTGTACTTTCTCAGTGCGCTGGTATTGGTAAGAACACTGAGTTACCATGCTGCAAGCGTTCTCGACAACACAATCGAGGTAATTTCACTTTCTCCATGTGCTTTATCCATGTTTtccacgggcagctttgtcacaAGTGCATTGCCAATAATGTTGCAGTGACCCGGTAGCCGTTGAAATTTTATGCCGTGGCCTCTGTCAACTGTTTGGTGGTAGCGTAATCGGATCTCTCACACCAATCGTTCATGTagacccgctgcggtggctcagtcagctaaggcgttgcgctgctgagcacgagatggcgaatcccggccacggccgcatttcgatggatgcgaaatgcaaa
The DNA window shown above is from Dermacentor silvarum isolate Dsil-2018 chromosome 1, BIME_Dsil_1.4, whole genome shotgun sequence and carries:
- the LOC119436908 gene encoding acanthoscurrin-1 — encoded protein: MKLLCLAVFAGVACLALAAEDKKDEKAAGKDEKVEGRGGLYGGFGGPGAYGGGIGHGVGGIGGVPIGGGGYGGGVGGYGGGVGGYGGGVGGYGGGLGGGYGAGYGQSAGGFQGGFKQGGAGYNQGSAGFAGGDSFRNVQGYNNQQGYSSNTGFSKTDSNRYGTGFGQHSGGFAGGSAGHKAGFGSQHHGHVGGVGY